One genomic segment of Drosophila melanogaster chromosome 3R includes these proteins:
- the CG33099 gene encoding uncharacterized protein codes for MINSKIREDKLETLVSRSSVPIIDLAHCGKSLVHRVGQQLHKAFTEKGIAFLVNHGIAEDKIKAVWDQFDNFLDLPAEVQDRYRRKDGVNYGYVSPGMERFDGSTPELRHAYNVCKLDGQNIPREALPEFAEGITTLCTDLKAMSLYIMKAMEVALEIPPSFFIDKHSQMLEGDDLNMTTLRMLYYPAIVDDEPGQSEGAIRCGAHVDYGTFTLLAQDSEGGLEVQLPGSEKWERVGHLPGAILINGGELLSIWTKQRYHALPHRVVIPEQELIRTRGRHSIAYFCHPNNSILISPNDLLSEGEAKSEDKVYSAYELIQKKFNDTYGQRSQ; via the exons ATGATAAACAGCAAGATAAGAGAGGACAAGTTGGAAACACTTGTCTCGCGAAGTTCTGTGCCGATCATCGATCTTGCCCATTGTG GCAAGTCCCTTGTCCATCGGGTGGGTCAGCAACTCCACAAGGCTTTCACCGAAAAGGGAATTGCGTTTCTGGTTAACCATGGGATAGCAGAGGACAAG ATCAAAGCTGTTTGGGATCAATTTGACAACTTCTTGGATCTGCCAGCAGAGGTTCAGGATCGTTACAGACGAAAGGACGGTGTTAATTATGGATATGTTAGTCCCGGGATGGAGCGATTTGATGGAAGTACTCCAGAACTGCGTCACGCCTACAATGTTTGCAAACTGGATGGACAGAATATTCCAAGGGAGGCACTGCCAGAATTTGCCGAAGGCATTACCACACTGTGCACGGATTTGAAAGCCATGTCTTTGTACATAATGAAGGCCATGGAGGTGGCCCTGGAGATTCCGCCGTCCTTCTTCATCGACAAACACTCCCAGATGTTGGAAGGAGATGACCTAAACATGACCACCCTCAGGATGCTCTACTATCCGGCGATTGTGGATGATGAGCCGGGCCAGAGCGAGGGTGCCATCCGTTGTGGTGCCCATGTGGACTACGGCACCTTCACGCTGCTCGCCCAGGATTCCGAAGGTGGCTTGGAGGTGCAATTGCCGGGCAGCGAAAAATGGGAACGGGTGGGTCATTTACCTGGTGCCATACTTATAAACGGCGGGGAACTTCTGTCCATCTGGACGAAGCAGCGTTACCACGCCCTG CCTCATCGCGTCGTCATACCTGAACAAGAACTTATAAGAACCCGTGGCAGACACTCCATAGCATATTTCTGCCATCCCAATAACTCGATCTTGATATCTCCCAACGATCTGTTGAGTGAAGGGGAGGCAAAGAGTGAGGACAA AGTATACAGCGCCTATGAACTGATACAGAAAAAGTTTAATGACACCTACGGTCAGCGATCTCAATAA